One region of Sebastes fasciatus isolate fSebFas1 chromosome 1, fSebFas1.pri, whole genome shotgun sequence genomic DNA includes:
- the ctsa gene encoding lysosomal protective protein isoform X2: protein MQVAVLCYFLFSLLGGDAAPAADEVTYLPGLQKQPSFRHYSGYLSVADGKHLHYWFVESQNNPSSDPMVLWLNGGPGCSSLDGLLTEHGPYLIQDDGVTLLYNPYSWNKIANVLYLESPAGVGFSYSDDKNYVTNDTEVSMNNYLALKEFFRLFPEFSKNELFLTGESYGGIYIPTLAERVMEDASLNLQGIAVGNGMSSYEMNDNSLVYFAYYHGLLGSRLWTDLQKFCCSAGKCNFYNNQDQNCSESLGEVQVIVYSSGLNMYNLYAPCPGGVRERVSIERGELVMRDLGNSFINHQWTQLWNQKLRGLASLNLNVRLDPPCTNSTPSSLYLNNAYVKAAVHISPKALDWVICSSEVNLNYGRVYQDVRKQYLKLLTGLKYRVLVYNGDVDMACNFMGDEWFVESLHQQVEVQRRPWLYDDQDGRQVGGFVKEFDNIAFLTVKGSGHMVPSDKPIAAFAMFSRFIKKQPY, encoded by the exons ATGCAGGTGGCGGTGttgtgttacttcctgttctcgCTGCTCGGCGGTGATGCGGCTCCAGCTGCAGACGAGGTGACTTACCTGCCCGGTCTGCAGAAACAGCCGAGCTTCAGGCATTACTCTGGATACCTGAGCGTGGCCGATGGAAAACACCTACACTACTG GTTCGTGGAGTCCCAGAATAACCCGTCGTCTGACCCGATGGTGTTGTGGTTGAATGGCGGCCCCGGCTGCAGCTCTCTGGACGGACTGCTGACAGAACATGGACCCTACCTG ATCCAGGACGACGGCGTGACGCTGCTGTACAACCCGTACTCCTGGAACAAG ATTGCCAACGTGTTGTACCTGGAGTCTCCAGCAGGGGTCGGCTTCTCGTACTCTGACGACAAGAATTACGTCACCAACGACACCGAG gTGTCGATGAACAACTACCTGGCTCTGAAGGAGTTCTTCCGTCTGTTTCCAGAGTTCAGCAAGAACGAACTCTTCCTGACTGGAGAGAGTTACGGAGGAATCTACATCCCGACGCTTGCCGAGAGAGTGATGGAGGACGCCAGCCTCAACCTGCAG GGCATCGCCGTGGGAAACGGGATGTCGAGTTACGAGATGAACGATAACTCTCTGGTGTACTTCGCCTACTACCACGGCCTGCTGGGAAGTCGGCTGTGGACCGACCTGCAGAAGTTCTGCTGCAGCGCCGGGAAGTGTAACTTCTACAACAACCAGGACCAGAACTGCTCCGAGAGC CTGGGTGAGGTTCAGGTCATCGTCTACAGTTCGGGACTGAACATGTACAACCTGTACGCTCCCTGTCCAGGTGGAGTCCGTGAGAGAGTCAG TATTGAGCGAGGTGAGCTGGTGATGAGAGATCTTGGGAACTCGTTCATCAACCATCAGTGGACTCAGCTGTGGAACCAG AAGTTACGAGGTCTGGCGTCTCTAAACCTGAACGTCCGTCTGGACCCCCCCTGCACTAACTCCACCCCCTCTTCCCTCTACCTGAACAACGCGTACGTCAAAGCTGCTGTGCACATCAGCCCCAAGGCCCTGGACTGGGTCATCTGCAg CTCGGAGGTGAATCTGAATTACGGTCGTGTCTACCAGGACGTCAGGAAACAGTACCTGAAGCTGCTCACTGGTCTG AAGTACCGGGTCCTGGTGTACAACGGGGACGTGGACATGGCCTGTAACTTCATGGGGGACGAGTGGTTCGTCGAGTCTCTGCACCAGCAG GTGGAGGTCCAGAGACGTCCGTGGCTCTACGATGATCAGGACGGTCGGCAGGTCGGAGGCTTCGTCAAAGAGTTTGACAACATCGCCTTCCTCACTGTCAAG ggttctggtcACATGGTTCCATCGGATAAACCAATTGCTGCCTTCGCCATGTTCTCCAGATTCATTAAGAAACAACCCTACTGA
- the ctsa gene encoding lysosomal protective protein isoform X1: protein MSLPVAFQMQVAVLCYFLFSLLGGDAAPAADEVTYLPGLQKQPSFRHYSGYLSVADGKHLHYWFVESQNNPSSDPMVLWLNGGPGCSSLDGLLTEHGPYLIQDDGVTLLYNPYSWNKIANVLYLESPAGVGFSYSDDKNYVTNDTEVSMNNYLALKEFFRLFPEFSKNELFLTGESYGGIYIPTLAERVMEDASLNLQGIAVGNGMSSYEMNDNSLVYFAYYHGLLGSRLWTDLQKFCCSAGKCNFYNNQDQNCSESLGEVQVIVYSSGLNMYNLYAPCPGGVRERVSIERGELVMRDLGNSFINHQWTQLWNQKLRGLASLNLNVRLDPPCTNSTPSSLYLNNAYVKAAVHISPKALDWVICSSEVNLNYGRVYQDVRKQYLKLLTGLKYRVLVYNGDVDMACNFMGDEWFVESLHQQVEVQRRPWLYDDQDGRQVGGFVKEFDNIAFLTVKGSGHMVPSDKPIAAFAMFSRFIKKQPY, encoded by the exons atgtcacttcctgttgcATTTCAGATGCAGGTGGCGGTGttgtgttacttcctgttctcgCTGCTCGGCGGTGATGCGGCTCCAGCTGCAGACGAGGTGACTTACCTGCCCGGTCTGCAGAAACAGCCGAGCTTCAGGCATTACTCTGGATACCTGAGCGTGGCCGATGGAAAACACCTACACTACTG GTTCGTGGAGTCCCAGAATAACCCGTCGTCTGACCCGATGGTGTTGTGGTTGAATGGCGGCCCCGGCTGCAGCTCTCTGGACGGACTGCTGACAGAACATGGACCCTACCTG ATCCAGGACGACGGCGTGACGCTGCTGTACAACCCGTACTCCTGGAACAAG ATTGCCAACGTGTTGTACCTGGAGTCTCCAGCAGGGGTCGGCTTCTCGTACTCTGACGACAAGAATTACGTCACCAACGACACCGAG gTGTCGATGAACAACTACCTGGCTCTGAAGGAGTTCTTCCGTCTGTTTCCAGAGTTCAGCAAGAACGAACTCTTCCTGACTGGAGAGAGTTACGGAGGAATCTACATCCCGACGCTTGCCGAGAGAGTGATGGAGGACGCCAGCCTCAACCTGCAG GGCATCGCCGTGGGAAACGGGATGTCGAGTTACGAGATGAACGATAACTCTCTGGTGTACTTCGCCTACTACCACGGCCTGCTGGGAAGTCGGCTGTGGACCGACCTGCAGAAGTTCTGCTGCAGCGCCGGGAAGTGTAACTTCTACAACAACCAGGACCAGAACTGCTCCGAGAGC CTGGGTGAGGTTCAGGTCATCGTCTACAGTTCGGGACTGAACATGTACAACCTGTACGCTCCCTGTCCAGGTGGAGTCCGTGAGAGAGTCAG TATTGAGCGAGGTGAGCTGGTGATGAGAGATCTTGGGAACTCGTTCATCAACCATCAGTGGACTCAGCTGTGGAACCAG AAGTTACGAGGTCTGGCGTCTCTAAACCTGAACGTCCGTCTGGACCCCCCCTGCACTAACTCCACCCCCTCTTCCCTCTACCTGAACAACGCGTACGTCAAAGCTGCTGTGCACATCAGCCCCAAGGCCCTGGACTGGGTCATCTGCAg CTCGGAGGTGAATCTGAATTACGGTCGTGTCTACCAGGACGTCAGGAAACAGTACCTGAAGCTGCTCACTGGTCTG AAGTACCGGGTCCTGGTGTACAACGGGGACGTGGACATGGCCTGTAACTTCATGGGGGACGAGTGGTTCGTCGAGTCTCTGCACCAGCAG GTGGAGGTCCAGAGACGTCCGTGGCTCTACGATGATCAGGACGGTCGGCAGGTCGGAGGCTTCGTCAAAGAGTTTGACAACATCGCCTTCCTCACTGTCAAG ggttctggtcACATGGTTCCATCGGATAAACCAATTGCTGCCTTCGCCATGTTCTCCAGATTCATTAAGAAACAACCCTACTGA